TTCCGATTCCCTTCAGCACATTTACTTCTACCGATACTCCGCTTATCTTTTCAAGATAAAGCGAGCACTGGCCAAATAAATCTCTATACACTGACGAAAGCTTTTCTATTTCTTCTTTAATACCAGTGATATATTCTTCCTTAAAATTACCACTCAACATAATCTCCATCATGGATGCCATTGAGAATGTGTATAAGGAAAGTCTGTAGTATTTGAATTTTTTCTGTAAGTCCCTAAGTGTAGAATTCACCTGATTTTGTACAACAACAGGCTTTTTCGAATTAAGCACTTCATCAACTTTTTTCTGGTACCCATTCATATTTTTACGCGCAGTTCTTTGAATATCCAATACCAGTTTATGATTACTAGCCACAAAATGCTCATTATCCCAATTTAGCTTATACTTAGCGATAATGTTAGATAGCGTTTCAACGTCAGCTTCTATCTCAGATTCTTTTTCAATTTCCAAGAATGAAATTATCTGCTTCTGCATTTTCTCAATTTCACCAAGCTTCTGTTCAACAGAGAACAACGCAACCGCCATCATCATTGTAGCCGGATTTATCGCTGCTACAGACTGAGTTGTTGCGGTCAATGGGCCAGCCGACTGGAGCTGTGCAAACTTCGATGCACCATCTGCTGTTTTGAATGCACCCCAGAAATTACCGTTACTAGCAACCTTCAACGTATCTCCAACTGCGGCATTAGCCAATTGATAAAGACCCGTTGTATTAATAGTTGTTGTCTGTGTTACTGTCCTAAGCGCTGGCATTAATGATGATACACCGGCACCAAGCGTAGCCAACTCCGCAATAGGAACACTCAGTGATTTCTGTTCTGCTATATTTGCACGAGCGTCAAATAATAAACCATCTGCAATTTCAATTAATGCTGTTTCTTTTATTTCATCTGACGGTGCCATTTCTGAATTAGGCATTTTTATAATATCTGCCATAATCATTCTCCTTCCTAGATATGTATTAGATTTCATTACATACCTTGTAATTTTCGCGAACTAACTATTCCGCTTAATCCCCATCAATGACTGCATGCAGTTCATCTGCACACGCAGTTATCAATTCCGATTTTAATGCGACACATGTTGTTGCCAAGAAATCAATCAGCTCCGGCCATCTACCTGTATCGTTAAAGTCAACATTCTCTATCTCTACATTTACTGTAGAAGAACGTTTGACACCACGATTCCACCCAATGGCGTAAGGAACTATTTTTTCGATGTTATCTTTTCTTGCAAACATAACATCAAAGATTTTCTTGTTCTTTTCTCTATTCTTAACATCAATCCATATATTTGCACTTAAGGTATGCTTTCTTAATCTCATTGTACAATACAGATTGATGCCACCAATGCCAACGAAGCCATCTAATGTACTTCTCGTTGATGGAGATACATTCGAATATGTACTGTTATCACCGAATGCATCAACAATAACAGGAAGCGCCTTTGTCCAGAACTGCAGCTTCAAATCATCATCCGAAATATCAGATGGAACTACAATTTCTTCAGCACTTGATTCTTCTTCGATCAGCTCTGGCGGAATATCTCTGCCATCATTCACAAAAGAAATATGCAGTAGCTCTTCCATCTGTTCCTGGCTTGCAAACTTGAAATTCCAGCGTTCTTCCATAAAATGAAGAAGTTTTATGCCACGCTCATATATTTTGTTTGCATCCCAATCAGACTCTTTGCTGACCTCAATTTCGGAATGAGAACCGTTATAATACCCACGATTTTTCTTTTCTTCAAAGCTATCATTTTGTAATCTGGAATTGATGCTCTGGGAAAGAGGCAGCATATTACCAAGTGTCGCAGAAAGTGTTTTTATTTCTTCTGCAGTAAACTGTCTGAACTGATTTTTCCAATAAGCCTTTGTTGGCGTCTGAGGAAGGATGTGTTCCACTGTAACCTGGTCCTTTACAACCTTCGTTAAGTCAGCCCATTGCAGTTTTTCGATTTTATATTGAGATACGAGTGAATACTCATATTCATATAAGAAGTATTTCAAATCTCTCCAGCTATAGAAGCCATCGTTTGAAATAAAGCGCTTATTCATTTTTGTTACAAACACCTGAATAGCACTTGGCGCATCGGCATCTGCAATTTCATTCAGAAGTGCTGCCACTTCTGTTAGTTTCATTTCGTTGTTATAAACCTTACGCGCATTACGGTAAAATTCACTGCTCTGATAACTGGACTGGTACATAGCCATACGAAAATCAATAAAAATAAATCTTTCCACAGCTTTATAAAAATTGATTCGTTCTTCCGCTGTAGCGCCGACACTAGGAATCAATGACACTGCTACTAGCGGTCTAAAATAGCCAATACCTATACGGTTAAGTCTACCAATCCATACTTTTTCTTCTTTTGAGATTGTATTGCACTCTTCTGGATAATACGTGTAATACCAGTATTCTGCCGTTTCATTAAGGCTATTTACGTAGTCTGCGATTTCCTTTGGTGCAAGGAAACCTGGCGCCATTTCTACTGCTTCATTTTCCTGAACGTCAGATGGATCATCTGTATCCTCATCATCAACTACAACAGGGATTGTGTCATCCTCCACAGGCGTTTCGTTCTCAGCAAAATTCATAAAAATGGATTTATGGGAGAATTTGCGCAGCAGGAACTTAATGTAATCATCGCCTTTTTTACGAGAATATGAGAAGTACATAATCCAATGCGCTCTCAAAAACTCATCATCAGACAGCGGAGTATTTTCATTTCTACCAAGCTGATAATAAACCTCTTTCCAGGCTTTATTTATTTTCTCACGCAGTGCTGCTTCATTAATTTCATCCAAAATAGAACGGTCATACAATGTAGTAAGGTAAATCAATCTGTTCTTTAGTAACTCCAGATTTGTTAAACGCTTACCTCTATTATTCATTGTTTCGAAGGCAACAAAGACATCGTAGTCGTCTTCAATTTCATGAATGTTGAACATGAATCGAAGTGTAAGTTTTCTATACAGTTCAGCAATACCGTCCATACCACCTTTTTCATAAAAAGCGGTAATTTCTTTATTGAAGAATCGCTTTGCATAAAGCAGGTTCTTTGTATAATAGGTTTCTTTTAACGTTCCACCAAACTTCTCGCCGAATATTTTATGCTTGAGATATTCAGCGCTAGGATTGTCATTCTCATATCCGAAGAGATATGTAATAATAAATCCCTCTGGCGGTCTTTTTCTGCAGATATACTTTGCCTTTATATCTTTCAGATTCTCATATCCAAGATATATATTTTCATCCGGTTTGCTTTCGTTCTCAGGAAGAGAAGCAATAAACTCCACTATTTCATTCAGCAGGATAACAAATGTTGTAAGACGCTGCTGTCCGTCGACAATATGATATGGTCTGAAACCACTATCCAAAAGCCACTTATCATCTGTATCAAGTTTTTTTGCTTCATCCTTGCTCAGAACCTTCATCGATAACAAGCCAGTGTAATGATTTCTATCAGATTGAAGGTTAATCAAATCTTCCCAAAAATCACGCAGCTGTGAATCCTGCCAAGCGTAACCTCTCTGATAATCCGGAATTCTAAATAATTTATTTTGGAATATCTGAGAAAGAGATTGTAACTCATTCATATTCAGATGCCTCCTTACTCTATGTTTTGTAATCTTTCAAGCCACTTCAATATGTAGCCACTTTTAAAGAAATCTAGTAATACACCATCACAGAAACGCTCAGCTCTTACTGCACCCATAAGAAGCGCAAGCACACACTGTGCATTTAAGCTTGAAACGTCAGCATCTTTCATAGAGTCGGTTCCCCATTCAAGACCATTTTCTTTGAGAATATCCCCATAGCGGGTAAGCTCCATATCTTTATTGCTTTCTTCAAAGGTATAAACATCGTCAATAAAGTTGCTCACCATTTCGGAATACCGCACAAAAGGCATCTGTATTGGATGTTCTGGTGTTCCATCGTTTTCTTTATCAATAACCCATTCTCCAAAACTGTCTGTCTGAATCATAGGTATGTATTTTGTCAAAATACCGAATTTACTCATCCTAATCCTCCTCAGTAACATCAATGCCAAATAATCTCTGGAACTTATCAAAGTTATAAGGGTAAGAGTTATCGCCATCAAACCTTACTGGCTTATGGCCATTACTATATTCAAATTCCAACTCCCACTGTGTTCCATCAAGTACTATGTATCCGAAGCGTTTAGTTGTATAATGTCTTCGCCACTCACCGATATGAAGTTCCTTAAGTGCCCCAATGAAAGTATCCTTTATAAAGGGATCTTTATTATCATCCAACAATACAAGTGGTTCTACATCTTCCCATAACTTTGTATAGGCTTTCAATTCTTCGGATAGCTCTACAATATAGGTGCTATAACCGCCAAAGTAACCACCAATGTTAAAGGTAATCTTGCAGATAGCATTTATGTTCGCATCAAAATCGGCTGCCTTTTCTTCAGACTTTGATAAAGTATAAGTTCCGCCAGCCTCACCATAGGCTTGCTTGGCTTTATCCAAATATTTACGGCTCCAATGAATGCGGGTATCTTCACTTGGATGCATAACAGTTTTAGTGTCATTATACGGGTTTTCCATAGAATTTTTGAGGTGACCTATATCTTGCTTAAGTCCTCGGATGACGGTCATTATTTCTTCTTTTGTTTTTCCTTTGAGATACTCTTCATAGTAACTTTCCGGACTAATCATCATATTAGACTGCCTCCTTTATTCGTTAGATATTTTTATTTCATCACCATCAAGTAAAATAAACGCCTGCTCAAACCTGACGCCCAGTACATCTGCGATGGCTTTCAACTCATCCAAGGTTACCGTTTCTCGTTGTAATTTTTTATTGAAATTCTGTGGAGTCTGGCCAATACGTCTAGCAAGTTCGGAAACACTTATATTCATTTGCTCACACAGTTCTTTAATCATTTCTGCCGTAGTCATACAGCACCTCCAAGTTTACGCTAAGAATATTATAAACCATTTGGTTGATAAACTCATTAGTTATTAAAATATTATTATAATCAGCAAGCATAAGAAAACCCACAACTCTACTTCAGAGTCATGGGCTATTTACTTCTGGTTTTCATATTGGCGGATTTTATAATGAACTTAGCCATTTGAAATACAAAAACGCCACGTGAATTCCATGTTATATTGAAGTTACCACTAACTCTCAATAAACAAGGATGAATTCACATGACGAAAACCCATGATAACACAGTTCCACGCAAGGAAAAACACCTTTCCTACTCAAAACGATTCCAAACGCAAAGCGGAAAATTTTAGATTATGCGACAACACATGACACATTTGTCCGGGCATTCAAGCAAGAACGATTGGCGGCTTGACCCATTATTCCTTGACAACGCGCCTCCCTCGGTATGGCTTCATGTCTAAAAAGATAGCCTGGGGCCGGATTGGTCGGAAAACTACCACATTCCTCAGCTCATTATCAATGGATCACTGAATTAGAATAACAAAGCAGTTGATAAAATGCACCGCTCAAATCAAATCGTTAAAATTTTCACCTCTTTTGCACACCCCTCGTTTTAGAGGTTACCGATGTAAGTTACACACCTTCCATATACTTCAGTCAATGACTACCTTTGAGATATTTGTACTCATTGAATCATTCATGAACAAGCAATAGTCGCGGAAGTATTCAATTTCAAAAAGCAACGCACACTGATTATGGAAAACTAAAACCACATCCAAATTAGCCTTTTATTTTCACAGCGCTGTTCCACACTGACCGCAAAATCGAGCACCGAGAACAGCGCGGGAGCCACATTTCGAGCAGAACTTTATCTGCTGCTCAGCTTGGTATGTCAGCGGCAGATCCTCATTCGGCGCAGCGTCAGACAGAAACAGCCAATCGATGTCCTCGCCGTCGTTACATAAGCCGATAGCTCCAGCAGGCGATACCACATAAAAGCTATCCTCATCGATTGGGTCTTCACTATCGCTTGTTTCGGCAAGCACCAGCAAGCCTTTTACATCGTATCTATCATTTGAAATGGCAAAACTCCAGTTTGTGCAGCGTGTTGCTGAAAACTCCGCAGCCTCCAGCAGCGTGTCAAATCTCTCCATTATAAAATCCTCCTTATTTAAATAATAGGTTATTACACCGCTTACAGCGGTCATTTTGTATGGGGTTCATCATGGAGCAGACATTGCAGTAAATGATACGGTCTTTAGATTTGTCGTACTTCTCGTATGTACCGAATTTGGGATGAAACCGCACCCTGTCACCAACGGAGAGATAATCATACATATGCCGACCGCTGTCCCTTTCCACGATAGTCTTTTTCTTGCCCGCATCGGTGTTAATGATCGTGGTATATTCCGTATAGGTTCTGTAGTTATCATCCTCGCCGCCCCTATGCTCGCTTTTCTCCTTGCTGTACTTATTGACGACCACACCCTCCCACATTGGTTGCTTGGTTCTTCTCAACGCCAGCAGATTAACGACCAGCATAACAAGAGCAATGCCCATGCCGATGATAATGGATTCTCCAAAGGGGAAATCGTCCATCAGCAGACCGGCGACAGGAAAGCCGATGAGCGGCACGAAAACCAAGATTCCCATACAGCCTAGGGAGGATTTCCTGTTTATCTGTGCAGCGGCCAGTATTTCAGGGCAGTTATACCTGTCGGAAAAGCCGACCAGCCCCGCGCCGCTCTGTGGGGGCGCGGGAGTTGCTACAGGGTGTGGTTCCATCGGCTCCGACGTTGCCGAATTCACCGCCTTTCCGCAGCCAATACAAAATTCGGCTCCCTCCGGAAGCGTTGCGCCGCAAGCAGTACACACACCGGGGGCGTTTGTTTGTATTTTTGTGCCGCAGCTTGAACAGAAAGCCATACCCTTCGTAATCTTGTTTCCACAGTTGGGACAAAACATATACGTATCACTCCTTTGCTCGATAATTTGAAATGCAGCGGGCTTCCTCGCCGATGGTTTCTTCTTTTTCCCTCGTCTGGCTGTGCGTATGACAAGCAGCAGCAAAAGCAGACAACCGATAGGGGTAAGAATGAGGTAAATAATTCCTCCTTCGCCCATCTCGCTAAATTCGGACAGCATGGCGGGCTTATTCACATAAGGTAAAAAGCTAAGGTAGCGGATGCGCTCGGAGCGCGTTTCGCCCTCATCTAAGCTCGGCCATGCCTCGTCGCTGCTATAGATCACATAACCCTGGTATTCCTTGCCATTTACCAGAAACCAATAGCCCTTGGAAATGGTCCGGGAGCGGTTGACATCTGCGGCACTATCATCCAAGCGGTTGTGATAGCTGTCCACCGTACCCATTACGCTGTCGCCCCATATCGCCAGAGCCAGCGTGAAAAGGCTGTTATATGTAGCAAACAGCAAAACTGCACAGATAAGGACGAGGATAGGCAGAGGGATGTTTTTACTATTTTTCTTCTTTACCATGAACCCACCCCCGCTATTTATTTTTTAACCCACTCATATTCATAAGCGGTCTTTATCTCATTGTTTCCGCCGGTGAAAATAATCAGGATATACACCTTATCACCGTCCTCGTAGCCCATTGGCATTGCGACTCCGGACGTGACGCTTCCTCCGATATAGCCGGTGTTGGTGTCATTCTTATATGTCCTTACATCACCTCTCGCACTCTCATCGTCAATGTTTTGCATATACATGTTCGTTCCGTAGTTGACAAACGGATCGTCATGGTTGACGGGAGTGATACAGGAGGTCAGATGCGCTCCGAGATGAAAGCATATATTGCTTGATGTAGCGGCGCTTACGGTCAGAGTCAGCTGCGCCTGCTCTCCGCCCGCGTAACGGCTGTTCGGAATACTGCTCGTTCCAGTGTTGTTGACAAATTCACCGTGACAGTCGTCATGCGTGCTTGCTGTATACCAATGATTCCCGATAAACTTGCAGTTGTAAGTATAGCTGCCGTTTCCGCCGCTCCATGTTTCAACATAATTTTCATCTGACGCGCTTGTTTCATATTTATTCGTAAACGACCGAACTAACTTCCAATAACCTGTTCCTTCTTTTTGTTTTTCCAAGTACCCCATTTCTCTCATCCAATCATAAAACTTTGCTCTGTCCTTACCATATCCAATCCACATCTTGATTGCGTAAGCCAAGTTTTCTTCTCGGTTCTTTTCTCTGCCAAACTTTGACATATCTCCGCCAACGATATTCAATATGTTTCCTCTGATAGCCAATAATGAATGCAGCCTTCGATTTACTGTCATATCTTCCTTGAAGCCATTTTCCGTTCGAGTCAATAATCCCGCATCCTTAAAGGCTTTAACCAATATCTCGTACTCTGCTTGTTTTGCATCGATTTTGCTATCTATTTTTGCCCTTTCTTCGAATTTCTTTTTAAGATCGGATTCAACCTGTCTTTCGATCATGCGCTGTTCATCATCCGATAATGTGTCTTTGCCGCTGATTCTTTTATACTCATCCTTTCTTTCTCTTACGATTTGGTGATAGTAACCTCCCATTTGAGTGATCAAGGTTTCCCAATCGCCTGCATTGATTTTATATCCGTAGGCGTTTCCTTTTGCTAACCCATAAAATACTTTATATGCGCATTCCTCTTCATAATCTTTCCATGCCATAATGCCTTGTTCTACTGCTGCCGCGCCCAAATCCACGAGGGATTTGACTGCGCCTACTCCGCCATATCCTAAAACTGTAGCGCCAAGAGCGGTAAGCTCGCTTGCCGCCTTTCTGTAATTTCCGTCATATAATGCGACTGAGGCTTCGGCGGCATCTCCTACTGAATCTAAAGCGGTAGAAACTGCTTCCAAAACCAATGGATTTTCTGCACATACGTCAACCGTAGATTCCACTATCATATCGGTAACTTTATATCCCAATTCCGCCGTTGACGCTCCGTTTTCTGTCAGGAAAACTGCTATATCCATTGAGCTTGAGGCCCACACTCTTGAAATTATCTCATTTCTCGCCTCTTGGTCATATATACTCAGTCCATTTAAGTAATCATCAACTACCGCTGTTAGTTTTTCCTTTAGCGCTTCATTTTTTGCCTGATTAGTCAGATCATCAATTGCCAGATCTCTGGCATATTCCCTGACTTGCTCGTCGTCCGTCATCTTTTTCCCGCTGTATGATGAAAAATGCCAGGTTTCAAAGGTGAGGTATCCTTTAGACAACTCCACCGGATCAGGAATAATTACCTCCCATTCATCTCCCGTCCAGTAAGACATCACATATTGATCGAAGGTACTGTTGTCCGGCAAATTCTTTTCGTCTAATTTCATGCTTATCCTTGCCGGTTCATCCAGTCTGACACTTTCTGTTCCCTCCGCCTTAATCTCGATAGGCGTGGTAAGGAAAGCGGCTTTGCCGTTTATATACGCCTCTGTGCTGTCGGCTACTTTATCCACAGTAACTTTCACATCCTGCTCAAAAGCGCCTGCGGGAATAGAAACCGTCCATCCATCCTTTTTCAAATCCCCAATTACTCCACCCTTATCACCCACAATCAAGGTAGAGCCAAAACCGCTTTTTCCGCAGCCGGAAAGCCCCGCCATTAAGGACAACAGCATAGCGACTGCAAGCAAAAGGGATAGTATTTTTCGTTTCATTATATAAAGCCTCCTTCAAATCTACTCAACCGTGAAGCGGAAAAAGACCGTATCAAACAGTTGGTCGTATTTCATAGTAAGCTCTTTTTCATCGGGCTTTATTTGGAAAGTCAGCCAGCCGCTTTCCGCAGTTCCTGGAGCAAGATAGGCTTCTTCAAATATACCGTCCTGTAAAAAATTTATCACGTCTGTGTTGCGCGAATAGTCCGAAAGCTCGGCATTATAATCTCCGTCGCGCACGATACATAGCGGGGTCTCATCCACCGACACGGCCTCCGTGTCAATATTTTCGACGGTCACATAAACCTTAATATAGCTGTACCCCTCCTTGGGGTTCCAGAAAATTGAGGTATCACTCACCCGCTCTACCTTATCAATTGTTATTCGGTACTCCTCATACTCGGCCGCCTCGCCGATACCGTAATACTTGAATTCATCCGCTTCCATTTCACGGGAAGGGGTGCTTTCCGATTCAGCAGGGGCAGGACTTTCCGAAGAAGTCTCGCCGTCTCCACTTCCACCGCAGCCGGCGAGCGACAATACTAACGTCAGTGACAACATAATAATCAATGCTTTTTTCATAAGAAAAGCCTCCTTAAAATTATTTGATAAGACAGGGCAAGCCTTTCCCTAATCGATTTTGGTTCCCTCACCGTAGGTTGTTACTGTTCTCCCTTCTTCAATATCTTCCAGAGTCGAGTCGCTTGAAAAACGAACCGTGCCTTCCTCGTAAATAAATCTAACATGAGCAGACAGAGACCAATACTCAGTTTCCGCTTCATAAGTCGCCGTTGCGGTGGCCGGATCATACTCATACGGCCCCGGCAAAAGCAAGAAAGCGCTACCAAAACCATCACTTTCCGGCTTAAATACCAACTGCCCCTCGTAGTACATGAAGGTAAAGTTATAGGTATCGGTCTCACCTTCGAATGTAAATGTCGCAGAATAAGTGCCCAAAAGCTCCTCCAGCGGCAATCCACCAAGCTTCACCTCCGTCACCGGCGCGGAGAGCTTGAAGTCAAGCGTCAGCTCCGGCTCGTCGCTTTCGGGATCATCTCCGGGTTTGAACAGTTGCAGTTCTTTGGGTAAACCGGCCTGTATATAGCCCAGCAGGGTAAACTTTGTAGAGCCTCCACCACCGTCCCCCAGCTTACCGCTCCAGTTCTCCTTTACGGCATTTTCAGAAAGAGGAGCGCAGGGCATAGCCTTCATATTTCGACTTCTCGCCATCGGGAATATCTTCCACAATATTGAAAGTGATGTTTTGATTAAAAAATTCTTTGACCTCATTCAGTGCATCCAGATACGCAGCCTCGGCCTTGCGCTGCATATATGTGCTGACGGACTGCGTTACCGGGTAGAGGCGTTCATAAAGCTGCGCCTTGTAACCGCCTATCAAGGCTTTGATCTCCGCCTCGGTGGCGTTGGGAATGGTGGCGGAGCCTTTGCTACTCTTCTCCATTTCCGAAACGACAACATCCATATCCCCACTGGTCAGCGTCCAGAATACGCGAGCATAGCGTTCGATCTCCTCTTCGACGGCAGCCTTGGCATCGGCTTCGTTGGGGTTGGCTTCGGCTATGTCGATCAGCACCTGCCGCCAATCTTTCAGACTGCGGGCCGTCCATTCAAAGCCCTGCCTGTCTTTACTGACATATTCGTCGTTGAAAAAGGCATAGACCTCATTGATCTTATCCATCTTCATGGCCAAGCCTTGCTCAAACAGGTTGCTTATGGTGTAGTCAAAAATGAACAGTCCGCTGGCGGCAAGCCCCCACGCGGCGGATTCGGCATAGGAAAGCGCCAGCATCGCCGTGTCCTTATACAAGCCAAGGGTATCCGCATCTGTCTTTTCCGTATTCAGCATTACCGAGCCGATCTTCACCGCCGCCGCTACCTTTCCCAGCTTGTTCAGCTTTTTGTAGGCGGAATCAGCCAGTGCGGTGTCAAAGGTAGGGCTGCCGATGGAGGCCATGTTCAGGATCGTACCTGTGAGGTCAGTAGCGAAGCCCGTTTCACCGGCTGCTCCGGCTACGCCGCCCAAAAATCCGTTATAGCCCGTGAGAAGCTGCGCTGCGAGACCTGCCGCTTCCTCTCCGTCCGCACCACCGCCCGCCACGTATTCGCGGAGCGTTTCCATCGCCTGCTGTTGGTCGATGCCGGTAAAGTCCGCATAAATGTTGGTGATTTTGGCGCTGCGTTTGCCCTCGTTTTTGACATGGAACACGCCAAAGGTGGAGAGATGGTCGGTGTAGATGATAAGCTCATTGGAGGCTGCGTCCACCTCGAACAGCACATCCTCCCATTCGCCGGTGGTTTCATTTTTGTACTTTGCGCCCACGCATTTTGCCGGGTCCTGCCCATCCTCGCAGTATGCGGTATCATAGGGGATACGTAAGGTGATGAAATCGGAAAGCTCGGTCATGTCGCCCAGCTTAAAGTCGTAGGCTTCTATCTTGTACCCTTCGTCCTTGTTCTCTTCCACGGGCTGCTTCGCTACGGTCAGTTCCGTTTCACCGTCCAGCACATAATCGCCCAGCTCTACGCTGACGCCGTTTGACAGGGCAACACCGGTAGCCTCCGGCGAAAGTGTCGCCGCGTCGCTTTTGCCGCCGCCTCCACCGCATCCGGCAAGACTGCCTAAAAGCAGCACCGCCACGAGTAAAATGGATACTATCTTTTTCATGTCAGATTCCTCCCTTTTATTACCAATCACTAATTTCTGCCTGCACGCCTGTTTCGTGCCACAGCTTTTGTGCGGCCTCCACAACCGTCTGTTTGTGAAGCATACCGTGCAGCAACTCTACCCGCATGGTCTGGGCCGCGTCGCCAAAGGTCAGGTACATCCGTTCCTGATCAATATCGGCGGTGTGCAGCCGCACGCCATGTACCCCATCGAGACCCCACCGGTAAATTTCACTGCCGATGAGGATACCAAAGGTAGATACTACGGTTTCCTCGGTGTCTTTTTTCATTTGGCGACCCGGCATAGAGATGAGAGCAGATGGCACCGCAAGGATGCGATTATCCCAAATGAGTGTTGCGTCATAGAGCAGACGGCTCTGCCTCACCAATAACAGGAGAGAGATAAGGCTGATAGCTCCAAAGGCGAAAATCGCTTCTAGCATAAATTTTGCGCCGAGCCACACCGCCAAAAAAATACTGGCTGCGAATAATAAGACATATTCATTGCGTCGTTTACGGATTAATTTCATTTGCACCAACCCTCCTCTAGTATAAATTTTAGGGAAGGATGCCTCAAAAAGCATCGTTCGAATTGATGAATTTGCAGAAAAAAAGCCTCTCATACTTTAGTATGAGAGGCTAGTTAAACCCTGTATTTATGTAGTTTTATATATCATTCAACCCTTTGATTCTTCAGCAGGGTGCTGATGAGTTCTGCCCGACTACCTACATCATATTTTGAAAAAATATTCCTTACATGCGTTTTTACAGTACTCTCACTGATAAACAAAGCCCCGGCAATTTCCCGGTTGGATTTACCTGAAAGGATTAGCTGCAATACCTCCTGCTCCCGGACGGTCAGCGGATCAAGAGTTTTAATTTGACAAACAATGTCCGTTTGCTGTGACTGGCCCATATTGTCATAAACAGCAAGATAAGCATGGCTTTTCAGCAGTAAAACAAGCTGGTTGTTCAGCGGCGGCAGCATAACCAGTGTAACGCAAACCACAGTAAGGGCAATCACCGCAACCTCCGCACTGGGAAGCCCAATGGATGTTACGGTCATTCCCAGAACGCCTCCGCAAAGGACTCCGAATACATTGGCAGAAAGTCCAATTCCAAAGGTTTGTGTGGGGTTGTCGCTATAATCCAGCATTTCTCCAAGGATGCTCCACCAAAACAGATCAAAAATACCGCAAGCACCTAGCATCAGCGTATCGACAATCAGATAGTCAGAAGTCTTTCGCCCTAACAACATAAAGCTGATGAACGCTCCTATAATCATTGCCATTCCAATATACAAAATCCTGGAACGCTTTGCTTTAATAGGTAAGTTGCGCATAATAACAAGCGCTACGATATAAGGCACGGCCCAATACCAGCTCACCAATCCCGTCAGATGCTCAAAAGCAGGATTTATTACCTGATACATCAGTCCAGAATTAATTGTGATGATAAAGACAAAAAGACACAGCAATATCAGTTGGC
This genomic interval from Jeotgalibaca porci contains the following:
- a CDS encoding zinc ribbon domain-containing protein yields the protein MVKKKNSKNIPLPILVLICAVLLFATYNSLFTLALAIWGDSVMGTVDSYHNRLDDSAADVNRSRTISKGYWFLVNGKEYQGYVIYSSDEAWPSLDEGETRSERIRYLSFLPYVNKPAMLSEFSEMGEGGIIYLILTPIGCLLLLLLVIRTARRGKKKKPSARKPAAFQIIEQRSDTYMFCPNCGNKITKGMAFCSSCGTKIQTNAPGVCTACGATLPEGAEFCIGCGKAVNSATSEPMEPHPVATPAPPQSGAGLVGFSDRYNCPEILAAAQINRKSSLGCMGILVFVPLIGFPVAGLLMDDFPFGESIIIGMGIALVMLVVNLLALRRTKQPMWEGVVVNKYSKEKSEHRGGEDDNYRTYTEYTTIINTDAGKKKTIVERDSGRHMYDYLSVGDRVRFHPKFGTYEKYDKSKDRIIYCNVCSMMNPIQNDRCKRCNNLLFK
- a CDS encoding DNA helicase UvrB — translated: MADIIKMPNSEMAPSDEIKETALIEIADGLLFDARANIAEQKSLSVPIAELATLGAGVSSLMPALRTVTQTTTINTTGLYQLANAAVGDTLKVASNGNFWGAFKTADGASKFAQLQSAGPLTATTQSVAAINPATMMMAVALFSVEQKLGEIEKMQKQIISFLEIEKESEIEADVETLSNIIAKYKLNWDNEHFVASNHKLVLDIQRTARKNMNGYQKKVDEVLNSKKPVVVQNQVNSTLRDLQKKFKYYRLSLYTFSMASMMEIMLSGNFKEEYITGIKEEIEKLSSVYRDLFGQCSLYLEKISGVSVEVNVLKGIGTASKAVGKFIGSIPLVKEGQVDEFLQDSGKHIKSNAKEIEMSAITAFAEISNPETRVFIDRMEDMIQIYNHTERICFDDKKIYLIAG
- a CDS encoding helix-turn-helix domain-containing protein, giving the protein MTTAEMIKELCEQMNISVSELARRIGQTPQNFNKKLQRETVTLDELKAIADVLGVRFEQAFILLDGDEIKISNE
- a CDS encoding DUF4268 domain-containing protein, with the protein product MNELQSLSQIFQNKLFRIPDYQRGYAWQDSQLRDFWEDLINLQSDRNHYTGLLSMKVLSKDEAKKLDTDDKWLLDSGFRPYHIVDGQQRLTTFVILLNEIVEFIASLPENESKPDENIYLGYENLKDIKAKYICRKRPPEGFIITYLFGYENDNPSAEYLKHKIFGEKFGGTLKETYYTKNLLYAKRFFNKEITAFYEKGGMDGIAELYRKLTLRFMFNIHEIEDDYDVFVAFETMNNRGKRLTNLELLKNRLIYLTTLYDRSILDEINEAALREKINKAWKEVYYQLGRNENTPLSDDEFLRAHWIMYFSYSRKKGDDYIKFLLRKFSHKSIFMNFAENETPVEDDTIPVVVDDEDTDDPSDVQENEAVEMAPGFLAPKEIADYVNSLNETAEYWYYTYYPEECNTISKEEKVWIGRLNRIGIGYFRPLVAVSLIPSVGATAEERINFYKAVERFIFIDFRMAMYQSSYQSSEFYRNARKVYNNEMKLTEVAALLNEIADADAPSAIQVFVTKMNKRFISNDGFYSWRDLKYFLYEYEYSLVSQYKIEKLQWADLTKVVKDQVTVEHILPQTPTKAYWKNQFRQFTAEEIKTLSATLGNMLPLSQSINSRLQNDSFEEKKNRGYYNGSHSEIEVSKESDWDANKIYERGIKLLHFMEERWNFKFASQEQMEELLHISFVNDGRDIPPELIEEESSAEEIVVPSDISDDDLKLQFWTKALPVIVDAFGDNSTYSNVSPSTRSTLDGFVGIGGINLYCTMRLRKHTLSANIWIDVKNREKNKKIFDVMFARKDNIEKIVPYAIGWNRGVKRSSTVNVEIENVDFNDTGRWPELIDFLATTCVALKSELITACADELHAVIDGD
- a CDS encoding DUF6508 domain-containing protein, whose translation is MSKFGILTKYIPMIQTDSFGEWVIDKENDGTPEHPIQMPFVRYSEMVSNFIDDVYTFEESNKDMELTRYGDILKENGLEWGTDSMKDADVSSLNAQCVLALLMGAVRAERFCDGVLLDFFKSGYILKWLERLQNIE
- a CDS encoding zinc ribbon domain-containing protein; the encoded protein is MERFDTLLEAAEFSATRCTNWSFAISNDRYDVKGLLVLAETSDSEDPIDEDSFYVVSPAGAIGLCNDGEDIDWLFLSDAAPNEDLPLTYQAEQQIKFCSKCGSRAVLGARFCGQCGTAL